In Littorina saxatilis isolate snail1 linkage group LG8, US_GU_Lsax_2.0, whole genome shotgun sequence, a single genomic region encodes these proteins:
- the LOC138974734 gene encoding uncharacterized protein codes for MTLSVGAESESSYAGLQMSEVGLRSVYSGIGNSNTRYQPETEAASSNYKTLETSDDGLRLVYTEAGHTNTDTQSHAAPEGAYAILEMSDNTLTSANTEFDDNKPANDGEQRIRNIAKNARK; via the exons ATGACGTTGTCTGTTGGAG CAGAAAGTGAAAGCTCATATGCTGGCCTGCAGATGTCTGAAGTTGGACTGAGATCTGTCTACAGCGGTATTGGCAACAGCAACACACGTTATCAGCCAGAAACAG AAGCAGCAAGCAGTAACTACAAGACTTTGGAGACGTCTGACGATGGGCTGAGATTAGTTTACACTGAGGCTGGGCACACCAATACAGACACTCAGTCACACGCTG CTCCAGAGGGTGCCTATGCCATCCTGGAGATGTCTGATAATACGTTGACGTCTGCTAACACTGAGTTTGATGACAACAAACCAGCCAATGACG GCGAGCAAAGAATCCGCAATATTGCGAAAAACGCACGAAAGTAA
- the LOC138972376 gene encoding uncharacterized protein has translation MRRSTVVSLFHLLLFCVLSEQKFSITGCQKETAYDVLDNNQSSLTCTGLHALSNIYWSFTGPSSNGTEIKLGECYACNTNCSLNNCKGFDTDFVISRRNTSFTTLRFVSNVERSHGGLIKCSQFDNQRNSQAYCAVRKDNTSPEFHIPECSSGLLQLSENQSVSLTCTGLWPVSNTYWSITDIDAEVSLGNCSLCYHNCSSKPCEVADRRYNITRSRFDVTTLEFLPDIQDNGNATVKCSQLYNETTVQAKCAIMILQGNTTPITVTQTTTNDTSLVAGGAGAATLVVICIIVVVVVVRRSKRKKGPTGSEENSHTSGTGEYFPSSSSR, from the exons ATGCGACGATCGACAGTAGTATCTCTGTTTCATCTATTGCTGTTCTGCGTTTTGTCAG AGCAAAAATTCAGCATAACGGGGTGTCAGAAAGAGACAGCCTACGATGTTCTGGACAATAACCAATCGTCCCTCACGTGCACAGGACTACACGCTCTGTCCAACATCTACTGGTCCTTCACTGGTCCCTCGAGCAATGGAACGGAGATCAAGCTGGGAGAGTGCTATGCGTGTAATACGAATTGCAGTCTTAACAACTGTAAAGGTTTTGACACGGACTTTGTCATTAGCAGGCGAAATACAAGCTTCACCACACTACGATTTGTCAGCAACGTGGAGAGAAGTCATGGCGGACTTATCAAGTGCTCACAGTTTGACAATCAAAGAAATTCTCAAGCATACTGCGCTGTTCGAAAAG ATAACACGTCACCGGAGTTTCATATCCCCGAATGCAGCAGCGGATTACTTCAACTCTCTGAAAACCAGTCAGTTTCTCTGACATGCACTGGACTGTGGCCCGTATCCAACACCTACTGGTCCATCACTGACATTGATGCTGAAGTTAGCCTAGGAAATTGCAGTCTGTGTTATCACAACTGTTCATCCAAACCTTGCGAAGTTGCTGATCGGCGCTACAACATCACCAGGTCACGTTTTGACGTCACAACGTTGGAGTTTCTGCCTGACATTCAGGACAATGGCAACGCTACTGTGAAGTGTTCACAACTATACAACGAAACAACTGTGCAAGCAAAATGCGCTATCATGATTTTACAAg GCAACACGACACCAATAACTGTAACccagacaacaacaaatgacacaaGTTTAGTGGCAGGAGGGGCTGGGGCTGCTACGTTGGTCGTCATTTgtatcatcgtcgtcgttgtcgttgtgaGACGTTCAA AGCGAAAAAAGGGCCCAACAGGCAGCGAGGAAAACTCACACACTTCAGGCACTGGTGAGTACTTTCCTTCTTCCTCGTCACGGTAG